A genomic window from Vagococcus entomophilus includes:
- a CDS encoding pyridoxal phosphate-dependent aminotransferase, which yields MDIQNIAKKHQTPEENILMDIGTLASKTQGLIDLSIGDPDLITDSSIIEAAFADVKKGHTKYTASDGSSEFIQAVADFYQHHYQLSFNPEQIRATVGALQGMYLTMQAILNPGDEVIIHEPYFSPYKDQVLFAGGTPVFIPTFEKDGFQIDLEILKNAITDKTKALIINSPNNPTGAVFTPETFKGIADLAIEHDFYILSDEVYESFSFYEKFVPMATFAPNNTITFGSFSKAFAMTGWRIGYMISPPYINSVAKLINESITYSAPTPSQRAGIYALKHADELIPKVTSTFKERLEYVEKRVSNIPFLSLHPVKGSIYAFINIEKTGLTSVAFVEKLLTEKKVLLIPGKAFGKNVGDNYVRLAATQNISTLKQAFDLIETLSF from the coding sequence ATGGACATTCAAAATATTGCAAAAAAACATCAAACTCCCGAAGAAAATATTTTAATGGATATTGGAACCCTTGCCAGTAAAACTCAAGGTCTAATCGATTTATCCATTGGAGATCCTGACTTAATAACAGATTCAAGTATAATTGAGGCTGCTTTTGCCGATGTTAAAAAAGGACATACAAAATATACAGCTTCTGATGGTAGTAGCGAGTTTATCCAAGCTGTTGCTGATTTTTATCAACATCACTACCAATTGTCATTTAATCCTGAACAAATTCGTGCAACAGTCGGTGCACTGCAAGGGATGTATCTAACCATGCAAGCCATTCTTAATCCAGGTGATGAAGTGATTATTCATGAGCCCTACTTCTCTCCTTACAAGGATCAAGTTTTATTTGCTGGTGGAACTCCAGTCTTCATCCCAACTTTTGAAAAAGATGGCTTTCAAATTGACTTAGAAATTTTGAAAAATGCAATTACGGATAAGACAAAAGCTCTGATTATCAATTCACCTAACAACCCTACTGGTGCGGTTTTTACCCCTGAAACTTTCAAAGGGATAGCGGATCTTGCTATCGAACATGATTTTTATATTCTTTCAGACGAAGTTTACGAATCATTTAGTTTCTATGAAAAATTCGTCCCAATGGCAACATTCGCTCCAAACAATACAATTACTTTTGGGAGTTTTTCAAAGGCTTTTGCAATGACTGGTTGGAGAATTGGCTATATGATTTCCCCACCTTATATCAATAGTGTTGCCAAATTAATTAATGAAAGTATTACTTATTCTGCTCCCACTCCCTCACAAAGAGCTGGAATCTACGCATTGAAACATGCTGACGAATTAATTCCTAAGGTAACTTCCACATTTAAGGAACGACTAGAATATGTTGAAAAAAGGGTTTCTAATATCCCGTTTCTTTCTCTTCATCCAGTAAAAGGAAGTATATATGCTTTTATCAATATTGAAAAAACTGGCCTGACCTCAGTAGCGTTTGTTGAAAAATTATTGACTGAAAAAAAAGTTCTATTGATACCAGGTAAAGCATTTGGAAAAAATGTTGGGGATAATTACGTCCGCCTTGCTGCAACTCAAAATATCTCAACGCTCAAACAAGCATTTGACCTAATTGAAACACTTTCTTTTTAA
- a CDS encoding acetyl-CoA carboxylase carboxyl transferase subunit alpha translates to MTNGQKSANDIVKLARAQDRPTSLDYIEHVFEDFIELHGDRTYGDDKAIVGGIATLEGQPVTVVGIQKGRNLPDNIERNFGSPHPEGYRKALRLMKQAEKFGRPIVLLVNTAGAFCGVEAEERGEGEAIAKNLLEMSDLRVPIISIIIGEGGSGGALALALADEVWMLEHTMYAILSPEGFASIMWKDSKRASEAAEIMKITATELKELDVIDKLIPETFNGEDLDQEKIDRMIQKALVEKLTELKKLTVSELLVKRYERFRKF, encoded by the coding sequence ATGACAAATGGACAAAAATCTGCAAATGATATTGTAAAACTTGCTAGGGCTCAAGACCGTCCGACTTCACTTGATTATATTGAACATGTCTTTGAAGACTTTATTGAATTACACGGAGACCGAACTTATGGAGATGATAAGGCTATTGTCGGTGGAATTGCAACATTAGAAGGGCAACCTGTGACCGTTGTGGGTATTCAAAAAGGAAGAAACCTTCCAGATAATATCGAACGTAATTTTGGTTCACCTCATCCCGAAGGCTACAGAAAGGCTCTTCGCTTGATGAAACAAGCTGAAAAGTTTGGTAGACCGATTGTTTTATTGGTCAATACTGCTGGCGCGTTTTGTGGTGTAGAGGCCGAAGAAAGAGGCGAAGGGGAAGCAATTGCCAAAAATTTATTAGAGATGAGCGATCTTCGTGTACCAATTATTTCGATCATCATTGGCGAAGGTGGAAGTGGTGGTGCGCTTGCGCTTGCTTTAGCAGACGAGGTTTGGATGCTGGAACATACAATGTATGCGATTCTTTCACCAGAAGGATTTGCGTCCATTATGTGGAAAGATAGCAAACGAGCTTCTGAAGCAGCTGAAATCATGAAAATTACCGCTACTGAACTAAAAGAACTTGATGTTATTGACAAACTAATTCCAGAAACGTTCAATGGTGAGGATTTGGATCAAGAGAAAATTGATCGAATGATCCAAAAAGCTCTTGTTGAAAAACTGACAGAGCTAAAAAAATTAACAGTAAGTGAGTTATTAGTCAAACGTTATGAACGTTTTAGAAAATTTTAA
- the accD gene encoding acetyl-CoA carboxylase, carboxyltransferase subunit beta, whose protein sequence is MALFKKKNYIRINPNREINTQDKVNKPYVPDNMWAKCPNCKKAIYSKNLGDEKVCTHCGYCFRIGARERVCLTVDKDSFEEWDENLTTKDPIKFPDYPEKIAKLQEQTGLKDAIVTGKASISNQEVVIGVMDTNFIMGSMGTVVGEKITKVFERAQELTLPVVLFTASGGARMQEGIFSLMQMAKISAAVKRHSNAGLFYITVLTDPTTGGVTASFAMQGDIILAEPQALIGFAGRRVIEQTIKQELPEDFQRAEFLLKHGFVDKIVPRNELPLALGHLLSLHNSKEAETK, encoded by the coding sequence ATGGCGTTATTTAAAAAGAAAAACTATATTCGGATCAATCCTAATCGGGAGATAAATACACAAGATAAAGTAAACAAACCCTACGTACCAGATAATATGTGGGCCAAGTGTCCAAATTGTAAAAAAGCCATCTACAGTAAAAATTTAGGGGATGAAAAGGTTTGTACACATTGCGGCTATTGTTTTAGGATAGGTGCAAGAGAACGGGTTTGTTTGACTGTAGATAAAGATTCATTTGAAGAATGGGACGAAAATCTGACGACAAAAGACCCCATAAAATTTCCGGATTATCCTGAAAAAATTGCTAAGTTACAAGAGCAAACAGGATTAAAGGATGCCATTGTCACAGGAAAAGCAAGCATCTCTAATCAAGAAGTTGTAATCGGGGTAATGGATACTAATTTTATCATGGGAAGCATGGGGACAGTTGTAGGAGAAAAGATTACAAAAGTATTTGAGCGAGCGCAAGAGCTTACGCTACCAGTTGTGCTTTTTACCGCCTCAGGTGGTGCTAGAATGCAAGAAGGAATATTTTCGCTCATGCAGATGGCTAAGATCTCAGCAGCAGTTAAAAGACATAGTAATGCTGGATTATTCTATATAACTGTTCTGACAGATCCAACTACTGGTGGGGTCACAGCTAGCTTTGCCATGCAAGGTGACATTATCTTAGCTGAGCCCCAAGCTTTAATTGGTTTTGCTGGCAGACGTGTCATTGAACAAACCATTAAGCAAGAGTTACCAGAAGATTTTCAACGTGCTGAATTTTTGTTGAAACATGGATTTGTTGACAAAATTGTACCACGAAATGAATTGCCCCTTGCATTAGGGCACCTCCTTTCTTTACATAATTCTAAGGAGGCTGAGACCAAATGA
- a CDS encoding acetyl-CoA carboxylase biotin carboxylase subunit, giving the protein MFNKILVANRGEIAVRIIRACRELGIRTVAVFSTADREALHTQLADEAICIGPAKATDSYLNMQHVLSAAIVTNAEAIHPGFGFLSENSTFATMCEECNVKFIGPRPETIDEMGNKVNARKLMIEANVPVIPGSDGPVKTVEEALTVAATLGYPVMLKASAGGGGKGIRKILSPEKLPEQFTSAQQEALAAFGDGQMYLEKIIYPARHIEVQILGDSFGNVIHLGERDCSLQRNNQKVLEESPSIALSDETRKEIGAAAVRAAKAVKYENAGTIEFLMDQTGSFYFMEMNTRIQVEHPVTEMVTGVDLVKAQIEIAFGEPLKYQQKDIQVTGHAIECRINAENPAFHFAPSPGTIQNLLLPAGGLGLRVDSAVYNGYTIPPFYDSMIAKVIVHGSDRLEALVKMQRALEELVTDGVVTNQEFQLDLIAHPAVISGEYDTSFLQETFLPAWKPEKEV; this is encoded by the coding sequence ATGTTTAATAAAATATTGGTAGCAAACAGAGGAGAAATAGCTGTTCGAATCATTCGAGCATGTCGCGAATTAGGCATCCGGACAGTCGCTGTTTTTTCAACTGCTGATAGAGAGGCCTTACATACTCAATTAGCAGATGAGGCGATTTGTATTGGACCAGCCAAAGCTACAGATTCTTATTTAAACATGCAACATGTTTTAAGTGCTGCTATTGTGACAAATGCTGAGGCCATTCATCCTGGTTTTGGTTTCCTATCAGAAAACTCGACATTTGCAACAATGTGCGAGGAGTGTAATGTCAAGTTTATCGGGCCACGACCTGAGACCATTGATGAGATGGGAAATAAGGTGAATGCACGCAAATTGATGATTGAAGCGAATGTTCCAGTCATTCCAGGAAGCGATGGCCCAGTCAAAACGGTTGAGGAAGCTTTAACAGTGGCCGCTACTCTGGGCTATCCAGTGATGCTAAAAGCCTCTGCTGGTGGTGGTGGAAAAGGGATCCGTAAAATACTTTCTCCAGAAAAATTGCCAGAACAATTTACATCAGCGCAACAAGAAGCACTTGCTGCCTTTGGTGATGGGCAAATGTATCTAGAAAAGATTATTTACCCAGCTCGTCATATTGAAGTCCAAATTCTAGGTGACTCTTTTGGAAATGTTATTCATTTAGGGGAACGTGATTGCTCTTTGCAACGAAATAATCAAAAAGTTTTGGAAGAGTCTCCATCCATTGCTCTTTCAGATGAAACGCGCAAAGAAATTGGCGCAGCCGCTGTTCGGGCAGCAAAAGCGGTTAAGTATGAAAATGCTGGAACAATTGAGTTCTTAATGGACCAAACAGGTTCGTTTTATTTCATGGAAATGAATACTAGAATTCAAGTAGAGCATCCTGTGACAGAGATGGTTACAGGGGTTGATTTGGTCAAAGCACAAATAGAAATTGCTTTTGGCGAACCTTTAAAATATCAACAAAAAGATATTCAAGTTACAGGGCATGCCATTGAATGTCGCATTAACGCCGAAAACCCAGCATTTCATTTTGCTCCTTCGCCTGGCACAATTCAGAATCTCTTGTTGCCAGCTGGAGGTCTTGGCTTACGTGTCGATAGTGCCGTCTATAATGGCTATACGATTCCACCGTTTTATGACTCAATGATAGCTAAGGTAATTGTCCATGGCAGTGATCGTCTAGAAGCACTAGTAAAAATGCAACGCGCTCTAGAAGAGCTAGTCACAGATGGTGTCGTAACCAATCAAGAATTTCAACTTGATTTAATTGCACATCCAGCTGTCATTTCGGGGGAATATGATACAAGCTTTTTACAGGAGACCTTTTTACCAGCCTGGAAACCTGAAAAAGAAGTTTAG
- the fabZ gene encoding 3-hydroxyacyl-ACP dehydratase FabZ yields MQLNVNEIMEIIPNRYPIMMVDKVIELEPGKRVVAIKNVTYNEHFFPGHFPGEPVMPGVLILEALAQTGSIPLLKTPEFEGKTGYLGGIDKVKFRQKVVPGDVLRLEMEIIKQKRNIGVGKATAWVEDKKVCEALMTFIIGV; encoded by the coding sequence ATGCAATTAAATGTTAATGAAATTATGGAAATTATTCCAAACCGTTACCCAATCATGATGGTCGATAAAGTGATTGAACTTGAGCCAGGAAAGCGTGTTGTGGCGATTAAAAACGTTACTTACAACGAACACTTTTTCCCAGGACATTTCCCAGGAGAACCTGTTATGCCAGGCGTTTTAATTTTAGAAGCTCTAGCACAAACAGGCTCTATTCCTTTGCTAAAAACCCCAGAATTTGAAGGGAAAACAGGCTATCTAGGTGGCATCGATAAAGTAAAATTCCGTCAAAAAGTAGTCCCAGGAGATGTACTGCGTTTAGAAATGGAAATTATCAAACAAAAACGTAATATCGGTGTTGGAAAAGCAACCGCTTGGGTAGAAGATAAAAAAGTATGTGAGGCATTAATGACATTTATCATTGGAGTGTAG
- the accB gene encoding acetyl-CoA carboxylase biotin carboxyl carrier protein: MNVSEVKDLLAQFDTSTVKTLDLTIDNVELHLSKNEGFAPTTPATSPQSGPLSTAPTNAPVAPTAETQAFASKQEETSESSTPSGKTVDSPIVGVVYLSSAPEKPAFKKVGDKVAVGETLCIVEAMKLMNEITSDLAGTVTEILVENEEVVEYGQPLFRID, from the coding sequence ATGAATGTTTCAGAAGTGAAAGATTTATTAGCTCAGTTTGACACTTCAACGGTTAAAACATTAGACTTAACCATTGACAATGTTGAACTTCATTTGAGCAAAAATGAAGGCTTTGCGCCAACGACTCCTGCTACTAGTCCTCAAAGTGGTCCACTGAGTACAGCACCAACGAATGCTCCTGTGGCGCCAACAGCTGAGACCCAAGCTTTTGCTAGTAAGCAAGAAGAAACAAGCGAGTCAAGTACGCCATCGGGTAAGACTGTGGATTCACCAATTGTCGGAGTGGTGTATTTGAGTAGTGCCCCAGAAAAGCCAGCGTTTAAAAAAGTAGGCGATAAAGTAGCAGTGGGAGAAACACTTTGCATTGTTGAAGCAATGAAATTAATGAATGAGATTACAAGTGACCTAGCAGGAACTGTTACGGAAATTTTAGTTGAAAATGAAGAAGTTGTTGAATACGGTCAGCCGTTGTTCCGTATCGATTAG
- the fabF gene encoding beta-ketoacyl-ACP synthase II: MKRVVITGQGAITPLGNTAAEYWENIKAGNVGIAPIAKFDASETGITVAAEVKDFEPTLYMEKKATKRLDLFSQYGVAAAVQAVTDSQLDTEKIDVDRFGVMVSSGIGGMNTIQEQVIKMHDRGPKRVAPFFVPMAISNMAAGNIAMRVGAKGICTCIVTACASGNNAIGEAYRNIKHGYSDVILAGGAEATVCEIGISGFAALTALSEATDPLRASIPFDKERNGFVMGEGGGILVLEELEHALARGAKIYGEVVGYGSTSDAYHMTSPTPDGSGAGKAMQQAMAEAGITPEQVDYINAHGTSTPPNDGAETAAIKYAFGDQAYNIAISSTKSMTGHLLGAAGAVEAMACVGAIQDDFVPPTAGLEETSEDCDLDYVPKVGRAQKVNYALSNSMGFGGHNAVICFKKWEAK; this comes from the coding sequence ATGAAAAGAGTCGTAATTACAGGTCAAGGGGCGATTACCCCATTAGGAAACACAGCTGCTGAATACTGGGAAAATATTAAAGCAGGAAATGTAGGGATTGCGCCAATTGCTAAATTTGATGCCTCAGAAACAGGCATTACTGTTGCAGCAGAAGTCAAAGATTTTGAACCAACTCTATACATGGAGAAAAAAGCAACAAAACGCTTGGATCTATTTTCACAATATGGTGTTGCGGCTGCAGTACAAGCTGTAACAGATAGTCAACTGGATACAGAAAAAATCGACGTGGATCGTTTTGGCGTAATGGTTAGCTCTGGAATTGGCGGAATGAATACAATTCAAGAACAAGTCATCAAAATGCATGATCGTGGTCCTAAACGTGTAGCTCCGTTCTTTGTCCCAATGGCGATTAGCAATATGGCTGCAGGAAATATTGCGATGCGTGTTGGAGCAAAAGGAATTTGTACGTGTATTGTCACAGCATGTGCTTCTGGAAATAATGCGATTGGGGAAGCATACCGCAATATCAAACATGGCTACTCTGATGTAATTTTAGCTGGTGGTGCAGAAGCAACTGTTTGTGAAATCGGTATTTCTGGATTTGCTGCATTGACCGCACTTAGCGAAGCTACTGATCCACTAAGAGCCTCTATTCCATTTGACAAAGAGCGTAATGGTTTTGTAATGGGAGAAGGCGGTGGAATTCTTGTACTAGAAGAATTGGAACACGCTTTAGCACGTGGCGCTAAGATTTATGGTGAAGTAGTGGGATATGGCTCAACGAGTGATGCATACCATATGACAAGTCCAACTCCGGATGGTTCTGGTGCTGGAAAAGCCATGCAACAAGCGATGGCTGAAGCGGGAATCACGCCTGAACAAGTAGACTACATTAATGCACATGGGACAAGTACACCACCAAATGATGGTGCAGAAACCGCAGCGATTAAATACGCTTTTGGTGATCAAGCTTATAACATTGCAATTTCAAGTACTAAGAGTATGACCGGACATTTATTAGGTGCAGCTGGTGCTGTAGAAGCAATGGCTTGTGTGGGAGCAATTCAAGATGACTTTGTTCCGCCAACCGCGGGACTTGAAGAAACGAGTGAAGATTGTGACTTAGATTATGTACCAAAAGTGGGACGTGCTCAAAAAGTAAATTATGCACTAAGTAATTCCATGGGATTTGGTGGACATAATGCAGTTATTTGCTTTAAAAAGTGGGAGGCTAAGTAA
- the fabG gene encoding 3-oxoacyl-[acyl-carrier-protein] reductase, translating into MLKEKTVIVTGSSRGIGKEIALAFAKEGANIVLNGRKEPSKELIQEIESHGVKTHFVAADVQYFDQAKKLISEAKETFGSVDVLVNNAGITNDKLIMRMTESDFEQVINVNLKGTFNTIQQASSVMLKQKSGTIINMSSVSGLIGNAGQANYAASKAGVIGLTKSTARELAARGITCNAIAPGFIDTDMTEVLSEKVKDAAKQQIPLKKFGTVADVAQTAVFLAKNRYITGQVLNVDGGMVMNG; encoded by the coding sequence ATGTTGAAAGAAAAAACAGTTATTGTAACAGGAAGTTCAAGGGGAATCGGAAAAGAGATTGCGCTAGCGTTTGCTAAAGAAGGAGCAAATATTGTTCTTAATGGACGTAAAGAGCCCTCAAAAGAACTCATTCAAGAAATTGAAAGTCACGGTGTTAAGACCCATTTTGTAGCTGCAGATGTTCAGTATTTTGACCAAGCAAAGAAACTGATTTCAGAAGCAAAAGAAACATTTGGTAGTGTCGATGTGTTGGTAAACAATGCGGGAATCACCAATGATAAATTAATTATGCGCATGACAGAGTCTGATTTTGAGCAAGTAATCAATGTCAATCTAAAAGGAACATTCAACACCATTCAACAAGCAAGTAGTGTGATGTTGAAACAAAAATCAGGTACGATTATTAATATGTCTAGCGTAAGTGGTCTAATCGGAAATGCTGGTCAGGCAAACTATGCTGCAAGTAAAGCAGGAGTAATTGGTTTAACAAAATCAACTGCAAGAGAATTAGCAGCAAGAGGGATTACGTGTAATGCGATTGCGCCCGGCTTCATTGATACCGACATGACAGAAGTATTAAGCGAAAAAGTCAAAGATGCAGCTAAACAACAAATTCCGCTTAAAAAATTCGGAACAGTTGCAGATGTTGCCCAAACAGCAGTTTTTCTAGCTAAAAACCGTTACATTACAGGCCAAGTACTAAATGTTGATGGCGGAATGGTTATGAACGGATAA
- the fabD gene encoding ACP S-malonyltransferase: MNYAFVFSGQGAQYVGMGKELYEQFPECRAIFDQASEAVGYDMPKLCFTENEQLNLTEYTQPAILTVSVAILEILNGLGIKPKMVAGLSLGEYTALVASGALNFTEAVQLVQKRGRYMTEAVPAGKGAMSAVMGLSRQDVQEACQKASAAGIVVPANYNMPGQIVIAGEVTAVEKAEKLLEELGAKRVIRLNVSGPFHTSLLEPAAVKLEQALKEVHIEEMKVPVITNLTGKVIPTKSEIIPTLVAQVKSPVYWEDSVETMIESGIDTFIEVGPGRSLSAFIKKISREVTVQNVENLKTLEKIRKIAHIDEEN, translated from the coding sequence ATGAATTACGCATTTGTATTCAGCGGTCAAGGTGCACAATATGTTGGAATGGGAAAAGAATTGTATGAGCAATTTCCTGAATGTCGTGCAATTTTTGACCAAGCTTCTGAAGCAGTTGGTTATGATATGCCAAAACTTTGTTTTACTGAGAATGAGCAATTAAATTTAACTGAGTATACTCAACCTGCTATTCTAACTGTTTCTGTTGCAATATTGGAAATTTTAAACGGTCTAGGCATAAAACCGAAAATGGTTGCAGGCTTAAGTTTGGGCGAATATACAGCTCTTGTTGCAAGCGGGGCTTTGAATTTTACCGAAGCAGTTCAGTTAGTCCAAAAACGCGGAAGATATATGACAGAGGCAGTTCCTGCTGGAAAAGGTGCCATGTCTGCGGTAATGGGACTATCCCGTCAAGACGTACAAGAGGCATGCCAAAAAGCAAGTGCAGCAGGGATTGTTGTTCCAGCAAATTACAATATGCCAGGTCAAATCGTCATTGCTGGAGAGGTTACTGCGGTAGAAAAAGCCGAAAAACTCTTAGAAGAATTGGGAGCAAAGCGAGTGATTCGCTTAAATGTAAGTGGACCGTTCCATACCTCGCTTTTAGAACCAGCAGCGGTGAAGTTAGAACAAGCTCTTAAAGAGGTACACATTGAAGAAATGAAAGTTCCAGTAATAACTAATCTAACTGGAAAAGTAATTCCTACTAAATCAGAGATTATTCCAACACTTGTGGCACAAGTCAAATCACCTGTTTATTGGGAAGATAGTGTTGAAACAATGATTGAATCGGGGATAGATACGTTTATAGAGGTTGGACCAGGGCGTTCTCTTTCGGCGTTTATAAAAAAAATTAGCCGAGAAGTAACCGTTCAAAATGTAGAAAATCTTAAAACGTTAGAAAAAATCCGAAAAATAGCTCATATTGATGAGGAAAATTAG
- the fabK gene encoding enoyl-[acyl-carrier-protein] reductase FabK, whose amino-acid sequence MRAEICEMLDIKYPIFQGAMAWVAEANLASAVSNAGGLGIIASGHAPKEVVLEQIKKAKNLTDKPFGVNIMLMSPHVEDIVDLVCEEGIKVITTGAGSPGKYMKKFKEAGIIVIPVVASVALARRMEKDGADAIVVEGMEGGGHIGKATTLALVPQVVDAVSIPVIAAGGIGDGRGMAAALMLGIDAVQIGTRFLVANESTIHANFKKAVLKARDIDTTVTGLTTGHPVRGLRNKLTREYEKIEREEAGKKEPNWQRLEELGKGALKRAVVDGDTKNSSMMSGQIAGLVNKEGQSCQEIIEEIMAQCFETMKNVNTKWQGAKE is encoded by the coding sequence ATGCGTGCAGAGATATGTGAAATGTTAGACATCAAGTATCCCATTTTTCAAGGGGCGATGGCGTGGGTCGCAGAAGCAAATTTAGCCAGTGCCGTTTCCAACGCTGGAGGACTCGGTATTATCGCTTCTGGCCATGCTCCAAAAGAGGTGGTTTTAGAGCAAATTAAAAAAGCCAAAAACCTTACGGACAAGCCATTTGGGGTGAATATCATGCTAATGTCTCCACATGTGGAAGATATCGTTGATTTAGTCTGCGAAGAGGGTATCAAGGTGATTACAACAGGGGCAGGTTCTCCTGGTAAATATATGAAAAAATTTAAAGAAGCTGGAATCATCGTCATTCCTGTAGTAGCCTCAGTTGCATTAGCAAGACGGATGGAAAAAGACGGTGCAGATGCAATTGTCGTAGAAGGAATGGAAGGTGGCGGACATATCGGGAAAGCCACCACTTTAGCCCTCGTACCGCAAGTTGTCGATGCGGTAAGTATTCCGGTTATTGCTGCCGGAGGTATCGGGGATGGTCGTGGGATGGCTGCTGCTTTGATGCTTGGAATTGATGCGGTCCAAATTGGAACAAGATTTTTAGTTGCAAATGAATCGACTATTCATGCTAACTTTAAAAAAGCGGTGCTCAAAGCTCGTGATATTGACACGACCGTTACAGGTCTTACAACTGGTCATCCTGTTCGCGGTTTACGTAACAAATTGACGCGTGAGTATGAAAAAATTGAGCGTGAAGAGGCAGGGAAAAAAGAGCCGAATTGGCAACGACTAGAAGAGCTAGGAAAAGGTGCACTAAAACGTGCAGTTGTTGATGGAGACACTAAAAATAGTTCGATGATGTCGGGACAAATTGCTGGTCTTGTAAATAAAGAAGGGCAATCCTGTCAAGAAATTATTGAAGAAATTATGGCTCAGTGTTTTGAAACAATGAAAAATGTAAATACAAAATGGCAAGGAGCAAAGGAGTGA
- a CDS encoding acyl carrier protein encodes MTTFEKVQEIIVDQLGKEEEEVQLTTNFKEELDADSLDLFQIINDIEDEFDVKIETEEGLNTVGDLVAFVDKQLAEK; translated from the coding sequence ATGACAACATTTGAAAAAGTACAAGAAATTATCGTGGATCAATTAGGAAAAGAAGAAGAGGAAGTACAATTAACAACTAATTTTAAAGAAGAGTTAGACGCTGATAGCTTAGACTTATTCCAAATCATTAACGACATTGAAGATGAATTTGATGTAAAAATCGAAACAGAAGAAGGATTAAATACTGTTGGGGATTTAGTCGCATTTGTTGACAAACAACTTGCAGAAAAATAA
- a CDS encoding beta-ketoacyl-ACP synthase III: protein MERNVRITQTAKYVPEHSVTNHDLAQIMDTSDEWITSRTGIKARRIADMQDTSDLCTEVAKKLLEKSHYLAETLDFIIVATMTPDYATPSTACLVQGNIGAKNAFCFDISAACSGFVYALATAEKLIKSGGYQKGIVIGGEVLSKAVNWKDRSTAVLFGDGAGGVMLEASQNESQFIAEVLRADGTRGEHLTSGKVSRKAPFAQNACLTKEELSYLSMDGREIFDFALRDATKSILEVLEQANLSKEELDFIVPHQANIRILDGMAKKAKIPREKFLTNIAQYGNTSAATIPILLDESIENGTLTLGSKQKIVLTGFGGGLTWGSILLSL from the coding sequence ATGGAACGTAATGTTCGGATCACTCAAACAGCAAAATACGTGCCTGAACACAGTGTCACCAATCACGATTTGGCCCAAATTATGGACACAAGTGATGAATGGATTACTTCTAGAACAGGAATCAAAGCGAGAAGAATTGCAGATATGCAAGATACATCCGACTTGTGTACGGAGGTAGCTAAAAAGCTACTTGAAAAAAGTCATTATTTAGCAGAAACGCTTGATTTTATTATTGTCGCTACCATGACACCTGATTATGCCACTCCTTCAACCGCTTGTTTGGTTCAAGGGAATATTGGCGCTAAAAATGCTTTTTGCTTTGATATAAGTGCTGCATGTTCAGGATTTGTTTACGCTCTTGCAACTGCTGAAAAGCTAATCAAATCGGGCGGATACCAAAAAGGGATTGTCATTGGAGGAGAAGTTCTTTCAAAAGCTGTCAACTGGAAAGACCGATCTACAGCAGTACTTTTCGGGGACGGTGCAGGTGGTGTTATGCTAGAGGCAAGTCAGAATGAGTCACAATTTATTGCAGAAGTACTGCGTGCAGATGGTACGCGTGGAGAACACTTAACTTCTGGCAAAGTAAGCAGGAAAGCGCCATTTGCTCAAAATGCTTGCCTAACCAAAGAAGAACTCTCTTATCTGAGTATGGACGGTCGTGAAATCTTTGATTTTGCTCTACGTGATGCAACAAAAAGTATTTTAGAAGTATTAGAGCAAGCAAATCTTTCAAAGGAAGAGCTAGATTTTATTGTTCCGCATCAAGCAAATATCCGGATTTTAGACGGAATGGCCAAAAAAGCCAAAATTCCAAGAGAGAAGTTTTTAACAAATATCGCTCAGTACGGCAATACATCTGCTGCAACAATCCCCATCTTATTAGATGAGAGTATTGAAAATGGCACCTTGACATTAGGAAGTAAACAAAAAATCGTGTTGACTGGCTTTGGCGGAGGCTTGACTTGGGGAAGTATACTCTTGTCACTGTAA